In one Pungitius pungitius chromosome 13, fPunPun2.1, whole genome shotgun sequence genomic region, the following are encoded:
- the tsnax gene encoding translin-associated protein X — protein sequence MNRREGEGCPRRNADAAQDRDAGANSSSPVIAAFKVFQQELDTKHDKHERLVKISRDVTIESKRTIFLLHRVTSVPNAEDILKEAEVKLDAVRQKIGQIAEELRGEDIFQFHRAFTPGIQEYVEAVSFLHYIRHRSLISLEEINARLVFGTAEKGTAEELQTDGPVLTFQVTPSDYLLGVADLTGELMRMCISSVGNGDIDTPFQLSQFLRQIHDGFSYIGNTGPYEVSKKLHTLRQSLGKVEDACYALRVRGSEIPKHMLADVFSSRSALPDPEEGVV from the exons ATGAATAGGCGAGAAG GTGAAGGATGTCCCCGGAGAAACGCTGATGCAGCGCAGGATCGAGATGCTGGTGCCAACTCTTCCTCACCGGTCATTGCTGCTTTCAAAG TTTTCCAGCAGGAGCTCGACACCAAACACGACAAACATGAGCGTCTTGTTAAGATCAGTCGAGACGTCACCATCGAAAGCAAGAGGaccatttttcttttacatagAGTGACCAG TGTACCAAATGCAGAGGATATTCTGAAAGAAGCAGAGGTGAAGCTGGATGCAGTCAGGCAGAAAATTGGTCAAATTGCCGAAGAACTCCGAGGAGAGGATATCTTTCAGTTCCACAGAGCTTTCACACCAG GAATCCAGGAGTATGTGGAGGCCGTCTCTTTCCTGCACTACATCCGCCATCGCAGCCTTATCAGCCTGGAGGAGATCAACGCCCGACTGGTTTTCGGGACAGCTGAGAAG GGCACAGCCGAGGAGCTGCAGACCGACGGTCCGGTCCTCACCTTTCAGGTGACCCCCTCCGACTACCTGCTGGGCGTGGCCGACCTGACCGGAGAGCTGATGCGCATGTGCATCAGCAGCGTGGGCAACGGCGACATCGACACGCCGTTCCAGCTGAGCCAGTTCCTGCGGCAGATCCACGACGGCTTCTCTTACATCGGGAACACGGGCCCGTACGAGGTGTCCAAGAAGCTGCACACGCTGCGACAGAGCCTGGGCAAAGTGGAGGACGCCTGCTACGCCCTGCGCGTCCGCGGCTCGGAAATCCCCAAACACATGCTGGCCGACGTCTTCTCCAGCAGGAGCGCGCTCCCCGACCCCGAGGAGGGAGTGGTCTGA